The proteins below come from a single Aegilops tauschii subsp. strangulata cultivar AL8/78 chromosome 6, Aet v6.0, whole genome shotgun sequence genomic window:
- the LOC109785684 gene encoding uncharacterized protein, producing MEEYDGFRNLDTFKLDKLAVWAQIRRLPDKFLIEPAVRGLASCIGEVEEVQLKLPTGFFGEFVRVKVKIDINAKIKRFVTGRKGEERIKYQVKYEKLPTFCYNCGEFGHWHEECGEGEHD from the coding sequence ATGGAGGAGTATGATGGCTTCAGAAACCTTGATACTTTCAAGCTGGACAAGCTAGCGGTTTGGGCCCAGATCCGTCGTCTCCCGGACAAGTTCTTGATTGAACCAGCAGTAAGAGGCCTGGCATCGTGCATCGGGGAGGTAGAAGAAGTCCAGCTCAAGCTCCCAACAGGCTTTTTTGGTGAGTTTGTGAGGGTAAAGGTGAAGATCGACATCAATGCCAAAATCAAGCGTTTTGTCACTGGCAGAAAGGGGGAGGAGAGGATCAAATACCAGGTGAAATATGAAAAGTTGCCTACCTTCTGCTACAACTGTGGGGAATTTGGCCATTGGCATGAGGAGTGTGGAGAAGGGGAGCATGATTAG